The window TAGTGCGAAATCAAATCTTTGCGATGGATTtttttagcgactgttttttttaaaaccatcgCTATCCATGAGTTTCTCTTGTAGTGCACCATCTCCACTGATCGCCCCAGGGACGTCGTCACCAGTGGATCTGATGGTCCAGATGATAGCATCCATCTTATCACGAATCGTTTTCTTCTGCTTAACATTATTAGCTAACATGGAGTTGAACATGTATTTGATGTTTTGAGTAGGATGTTTTCCAAGAGACATTCTTGAGCTGATGAATGTGCCAGGTTTGAAGAGAATGCAAGTTGCCAGCCATCTTCAGGTTTGATTGCTTTCTTACTCCCATGCTCAAAATATTTTCAGttttcagtttatttattattttaattttataaataatttattcagacaatcaaattttcatggatagtttatttttaataattcatttatatatttcaataatCAAGTTAATTATTTGTCATTAATTTGCTTAAATTTTGCTTCTCGTTCAATTGCTTCACGGCACTCCATTTAAATTTATGCAGAAGTGTCGTCAAGGTTGGAAACCTAATCAAGAAAGCAACCAACATGGTTCAGTATCTTCGAAGAGCGACGATTCGAACGGCCATTCCAAGCCGAAAAGGCATGGATATCATACCCTCGTATAGCCAAGGGTGCTCAACCTAAATTCCTCgtcagaaataaagaaagaaatgaaCAAGCTCCTCCCACAAAAGTCGTAGAAGATTCTATCGGTTCACTTGAACCAAACAACATGACACAGAATAATATTTCAAGCAGCATAGACAACATGAAACAGAACATTGAAAGATCTGCTAATGTTTCAAACAACTTGGTCATGAACGTGAATGAAATTCCCAGCAACAACGTGAATGGAGAAACAGTTGTCGAGTCTAACCATAAGGGCCGGACGATTCCGTTCGACGATTCCGTAGATTTCGCCCTTGATAATTTTGACGGAGTGAATCAGATGGATTATAACTTTGAAGGGTTTGGTCTTGATCAGATTTTTCCCCAGGTTGGTATTAATTTCTACCTAGTCTATTAATTGTGTAATTGATATTAGAATTTAGTTCtagaataatatatataatttctttttcCCCCAATTTTTTAAGGTTTTCTTAGAAAGTGTCATCATTCTAGAATATTCCAACAaggattaaaattataaattaggaTAATACAAGAATCAACTCTAATCACCCGTTTTTAGTTAGATTTAGCctattaaattttagttttagctCAGTTTTGGCTAAAATTTATTATGCTGACAGACTTCTGATGTGCCTGATGAAGAACCTGGAAGCTTTTGGCATTCATTCCTTTCAAACTTTGAAAGTCATGACTAAAGATTAGGACAAGAAGACCATGAATCCTCGGGATCTTTTTATTCAATTCGTGTGTACAAAAAACGAACATGAAAGAATAGATATATGGCATTATAAGTTTTTGATAGTAAATTATACTGtgaattatttcaaattttttggttTTGTTCTGTGGATTATTCTTGGAAAAATCTAAGATTTTCACGTGCTTGAATCCCATGAAGTCATTTGAGATCTTTCCAAAACAAGAGTGAGTTGAAACCTGAGAGAATTCTATAAAGAAAGAGTGAAGAATTCTATAAAGAAAGAGTGAATTGTGGAcgaaattttgtgtgtgtgtatactATCTATACttactatattataaaatttaaggtCATTAGAATAATCACTTTGATATGACTCATCGGACCAAAAATCTTTTCAATTTTACGTCAATAATCTATATAAAtagatgacaaaaacttgtgtgagaatGTCTCACAGATTGTATTTGTATGACAGATTTCTTATTTAGTAcaaccatgaaaaaatattactttttatgctatacgagtattactttttgttgtaaatatgcgtagggttgacccgtctcacagattaggatccgtgagacggtctcacatgagttttatgcacttattagtatttttacaattatgttatatataagcaacaaataatatttttatatttattatattatatacacaCAATACTTGTGTCACGTCGCTAgtacataataaataattaatcaatgaattttttttacttaaaaaaatcataaaataatattcaaaCTAGAAAACTTTTATGTAATAATTCGTCTTAAAATATCATCATATCTTCTTAACATGGAGAGTTTCCAACCACAAATCTCTGCTATTACTCCAACAGGTGCACTATTACGTGTTCGGCATGTATATAGAACTAAGATCCGAGTACCGAATATGGTAAGATAACCTTTGCAAGAGGTACATGCTTTAAGTAATAATATTGGTTTGTAATATCTTGTAATAGGCGATTTCAGGCTATGGAATGTTCGAGGGAATAACCAAAAGATCAGTCGCATAATACCACTCACTTGTGGTTGATCCGGCTGGCGTCTCCTGCATATCCTATGGGGATCCTTTGTACAAGTTGTTGCTAGAAAGAGATCTCTTGGCTCAATTCAATGCTTGCAGTCCCTACCTACTTAGCCTCTAATTTACACCATCAGGTGGCCTAACGAAGGCGGGAGAATTCATGAGATTAATCTTTCTTTCAAAGATCTAATGTTAATTTCCAACCAAATCATAAAACATCTAGCTAGACTCAAGAAAGAAATGAACtccaaaaatttaaacttacaCAATGCATTCACATTTGAAACTGTAAAATTAGAGCGTTAAAGAACAGATTATAAACTTAAGCTGCGCTTATATGTGAAAATGAAGACAGCTAATATGCCACACAAAACCATATATATTTGTGAATTAATGATCGTTATATATGCTACAGAAATACACGGTCCAACGACTGAAATAAATCATAGATAGACCACTGGACCAGAGTTACATCCCAACGATGGAAAACTGACATAAATAATCTCTTAATTATCACACAGAATTACCATAGAAAACCGTCTTAAATACACGAAAGAATTTGGAGAAGATTTGGCGTTTGATGGATCCTCGGACGGGCAATGCAGGGAATGAATCAGTGGCAACATTCTTGGATTTAGTTGGTTTGTCTGAAGAAAGCAACAATGTTGGCACTGTCTTCTTCTTGTTCATAAAATGTTCAGTATCATGCATTTTTTGCCGGTCTTCTGTTGTGCGGTCTTGATAAAGGGAAAAGGGGAATTTAATAAAGAAATAGAGAATTTTAGACAAAGCGTACCTGAAGCTTAATTAATTAGGTCTTTATATATAGTTAAGCTATGGAGAAGAGACCTTGTCAGATGCTACTTTTTTTTCCTTGGAAATTTCCTCGTTAAAAAATGGGGTCTACGGACCAGCTAGTGGCCGAGACGCCGACCAACGGCATTTCATTAATCACGATTTGAATGTTGAAAGTTCAAATCATTTTATCTACAATGTAAGGGTTTTGCGATGGATAGTCAAAATTCATCATGGAATAGGGAATCAATATGACAGAAACTTATCTACTGAATTATTCAAATCTATTTCACCATCCGATCCCCATAATTGGATTGATCATCTTCCTCGATTgcttcttcatttttatctgagaGATATTGGTGAATGAGTTATATGGTCGTCACCCGATAAACAGGAAAATcttcatgacatttaaattcatttttcaacggaaatttaaaaataaaagtagtaTCGTGTATATACAGATATTCATAATTTAATGGATATCGAACTTATGCATTGAAGTACATATTATGAATGTCATGGCTAACTGATATTAATCTCatatattttaatcatataagTAGTGAGACATAAATCAAGTATAACATAAATAAGatatgttcagaatatatatttatatcatttgtTCATACACATAAGTGCTTCAAAATAAAGATTTCAATATCATACTTTAAACAAATAATATACATTATTGTCAATGACTAAACTCTATGTTCAGTCCTTCCCAGCTTTCTACAAAAGCTAGTGTTGGGTTGTGGAAATGTTAGTAATCTTTgtgtttttaacatatttatttaaattaaaatttactgtCACAAGTTGAAAACTAGAACTCGAATTTAGCAAATGGCTAGATAATGGTAAACTACATTATTTCAATAACATCTCATAGCTAATTGATCAAATTGACAAGCGGGTAAAATGACTAAATAGAAAATCGAATTTGCAACAAATCATTTATCAGATCGGTCAGTCTAGttcggatgttatctaggtGAAATAGTGGTTTCAAGATCAAGCTGGAAGTCACGGATACAACAAACAACTTGATTTGATCATGTCTGATATTTTGGTCATGTCTCTAAGCTCGATTATCATAATGAAATAATTTAGCATGCGTTAGAGACCACTATAATGATATACAAATCATCTTCTAAAGTCAAAGTCCTAATCAGAGCTTTAGAATATGATAAATCGTGATGAATTTTCTGGTTCTGCACACAGATACCGCTGCTTGCTAGACTTGACCAGTTCTGATATTTTGATGATAAATCTCTCATAAAAATTTGGAATCGAGTGATTATTGATTctatggaaaaataaaaaagggttacaacttttatgtttatcactcTGCCATAAATCAACGACTCAAGAGATATAATCATTAGACATGATCAGAAAACTTTCAACCATTCTTCGGACTTTTTTCAAGCAGTTCTAGTATTTCGAGCATGTCTCtctcatataaaatttaaattgagtGATTTTTTATTCTATGAAAATCTAAGTGAAAGTGATACAACTTTTATGAAGGAGTGAGTGGGGGATTCATCCGTGGATTTCGTGTTTCATAGTGTTTTGGGTCTCAATTTGCTCGTGTTTATTCATTTGCAACCTAACCATTCATAAGCCAAATTTTTATGAAGGGTGTCGTGATTGATCCGAAAACTCTTAGGTTGTATTTAGACttaaatttaaagaatatttaaaaattcatgaatttgaaatggtgTATAGTCGTTTGTCAATTGAAATCTTTTTAATATGTATGAATATGCATGGGAAGACAAAGGATTTTGAAATATCTCATTAAAATTTTTTGGAGCAAACATGATTAATGAATTTGGTTCGATCGAAGAATTTCCATCAAGAGAGACACTTAATTTAAGAGTATAATTAAATGGATAATAAATGAGAGGTTGATTAGGAGTGACACAAATTCCAGTTGTACACAAGAGGCGGCCAGCTTTGAATACAACATATCACCCACGAGTATCCCTCGGCCTTTTTCCTCATCCAACGACGGAAAATTGCTTTGACCCAAACCAACGGCTAATATCACTCTGATAGAGCTATGCCAACCTCAATATCATGCACCCAATTTCTATTAACATACGAAACGTGCTATTGGTTAtgtctttttaaatattttatttatgtatacAGAAAATCgtccataaaaataatattttttttcatgaaatatgTACAATCAGAtatttatctcataaaattgatttataaGACGTTTTCACCATAGTtttcttatataaaaatatataacttgtgtatagaattaattatttacaagtgatattatttatattttagtttATATAAGATGCTACtcgattttattaataaaaaaattttgattatatataaatctaatatattatctatattattatataaaaaataagacaTCATGGCAACCATCTTGAgaaacaccaaaatatttaatctttttaaagtAGGAACAATTTAGTGTTAAATGATTAGTATCATTTGATCAACTTAAAACAATGTGTGtattagggatgtaaacgagTAGAGCCGAACAGTATCAGATTTGCTCGACTAATTTAAGACGATCTCAAGCTCAATTCGAGATTTTATCATGAGGCTCGAGTTCGGCTCATATTGAAATTACTAATGTCACGAATAGATCGAGATCGATTTGTTAATAGGTCGTTTATCATGTATAATGAGACTGACTCGAGTTCGGCTAGTCAAGAAAGCTCGTTTTCGAGTTCGTCGAGCATTTTAAGCCAAAAATGTGACGAAGATATGAAAATTTAAGGAGATAAACTTCTCATTTAGTCTTTTAATACCATCTTTTACTCATATATCGATGTGAGACCATATAGTTGTCTTCCAATGGTTGAGTTATTGCACACTTACGGCCCAACAAACTAACTGAGCTCAAGCCACATAAATGAGCCGAGCTCGATCTCGCGAACATTTTTATGAGCTTAGGAATCAAATATCCttaagctcgagctcgactcaaTAAAATTGtcgaactcgaactcgaactcAAATTTGAATTCGACTCGATAAACTTAACGAATGATCTCGAATAAACTTTTTACGGATTCAAGTTCTTGAATTCGTTTTTATCCCTACATCTTCCActataaaaacaataataattggaGCATTATCCTAATTTACGCTGCTCGCTATCAAGATAGGTGATGACACGTCAAGAAGAGGACCAATCAGGTTGCTCCAAATAACCACGTCAGCTTCCGCTCGACAACCCCATGGCCCCAACATTCCGGTTTAGTAACCCCCCACGTTCTTCTACAGTTTTTCTTTCGGTTGGTTTTATTTGAATCAATAATTTGTCTTCTCCGTTTTTACGATATCGCCCTTGTACTTTTCACTggcaaaaatgttattttacgccTTTACCCTCCCTGTAACAGCCGCCATGACCAATATTTGACTTCTGGAGATGCTTAAATATCCAATTTACCCTCCAAAACGACAAAAACCaagaaaattagaaaaatatattattttaacatCGACTTACCTTGAAGATCAAGTATCATATCATCTCATATATGAATATTTGAAAGTTGGGACAAACCACAATTTTAAGCCACGTAACATCAATTTCATTATAAAAATCTAAATGTATAAAACTAAACATCAAAccgatatattatatttttcatattttctacCGTCGAACGCATAAAACTCGACCGAGATGAACTACTATACCGATTTTATCAAGCaaaaagttaaattttcaaataacatGTCGTTGTCCTTTTGCTACTATCATCGCAAGCTGAGCACATAAATGGCATAAAAATAAATGACTCAGTATGAAATTGTTGGTTGCTTGTTGATTTCACCATGAACTTATCAAGTTGAGTAAATATCCAAGAGACTAAGTACCTTTGATGCATCTTCTCCAAGCATAGGAACATTCATTCTAAGTAGTAAATTTCGGAATTTGTATATGCAGAGGACAactatcaattttatttataaaaaaaaaagtgtccaaaaaattttaaaatattcgacacattttttttattataacctaattatttttatttgattggtTTGCAAATTCAGATTGTGATATCCCATAACatatagatatttaaaaatatttgataaatactACATGTATCAacaagataatatttttttaaatagtgcataatttaaaaaagTTTGCTCTGCATGACTTGGTGCAAACTTGCCAATTCTAAAAGGAGTAACCTCCTATAAATTTCCCTACTAAAATGATTGGAATTTAGAGATTggggacagtcgtcgaatctgatattatatagattattttggtttttttaagaatttgtGTTGCttgttaaaaatgaaattattattgGATATGGTTGGTTGACTGGTCATTACGGTAATTTCGCTTGCCTCGCTCTTCCCTCTCACGTAGTTTTGTCGAACTACACACGTCACCTTTTATAGAAAACATTATTCAAATTCCACTCATAATTCTACTCTGCGGCACAGTTTTGCGCTTCAATACGATCTCGCCATCATCAATCCAACTTCCTTAAAACAGGTTAATCCTTCTGTTTTATCGTTCTTAACTGCTTCGAATCTTGTTCTGGCTCTGGAATGGGATCAAATTTTTACTGTTTTGATCATTGTTATTCTAGATTTTGCTCAAGTTTCTTGACACCAACTTGTTCAAGATCCATGGGTTTTCCATTCTGATCTTTCTGGAATCTCTTGTTTGAATCTGTGATTGTTAAGTATGGTATTTCTCTAGCATTCGACCCAATGCTCTGTTTGATTTTACGGTGTAAAATCTTGAACTGGCTTTGTTACTACTGGGAAAAAAATCAGTTTTTTATATGTACCTTGTTAACTAATATTCTGGATCCAATGTCAGTAACTCAAGACTTGAAGTTTCTTTCTTGGGTTTTCTTATATATATCTTTCAGATTTGCCGACTTCATTTACTTGTTGCTTTAATTCAGTTGAAAATGGggtgattttttattttgggtCATTGATTATTGTACTTTTGCGGATCTGTCTAGGATACTTTATTCTGGGATGGAATCGAATAATGGAGCTCAACTTGATGACGAAAAGAAACTCAACACAGAGAAAATTAATGGGGAAGGGTCAACTTTGGTTGAGACAGAAAATATCAGCCACAGAGAACCAGTTTCTGGTGGAAAAGAAGTGTACAAAGATTTGATAAACGAAAAGAAGGGTGTCGATTCTTCTGGTCCAGAAGCCAAATTGTCTGAATTTGTATCAAAAAGTAGAGCATCAACTCAAAGTAAACGAGATTCCAATGGTAATGGTCCAAAGAACAAATCATCCAAGAATCAATCTACTGGCTCGAAAGGATCGGTTGTGCTTGGCCGTAATACCAAGCCTAGTTTGAGCCAGAGCCTCTCGTTTCCAGCCAAAGGCCGCCACTCCGATGTTATGAAAAGAAGCATTGACACGCATCCAGTGAAGTCGCAGAAAAATGGTGCAAAACCAGAGCATTTTGAGGGCGTAACAAGTTCAGGGAACGCACCAAGGATTCGTCAATCTTGGGTAAACCTTAATTTCTGCATGTTGTCCCGTCATTTTTCTTGCATTCTCAGTATATTTTCTGACAATTGAGCAATTGTATGTGGCTGACTCAGCCAGTGAAACATGAAAATGCGAATGGAAATGCGGCCAATCCGGGTTCTGCTGGGTATGTGGGAGTGGCCTTTCTTTATATTTCATTGGTTTTTGTCACTTTAGAAGCTCGTCATTTAATGGAATGCTTCTTCGAATGATGCTCTGACTgttgattttttgtttatattcgAAGATTGGTTGAAAAGAATTCAGACCATATCAACAATGCGTTGCCTGTTAAGGAGGAGGAGGATACTGGTTCCATTACTTCATCGTAGTGTTTCAGATTAGACACCATTATCTTCCTTTTTCTTGTCTTAAATTTTTTCCCATAGAACAGTAACGTCGATTAATTTGCATGATTTGAACAGAAATGCTACTCCTCAACATAAGAATAATGTCTCAGCATTCCCATTTAGATTGGAAGAGCGTGCTGAAAAGCGAAAAGAGGTCAACCATGTGCCATACATATCTccgtattttttttcaaaaaatattgaaCCTTCCGATGAATAACATGCTATTGATCATCAGTTTTATTCGAAGNgtattactttttatgctatacgagtattactttttgttgtaaatatgcgtagggttgacccgtctcacagattaggatccgtgagacggtctcacatgagttttatgcacttattagtatttttacaattatgttatatataagcaacaaataatatttttatatttattatattatatacacaCAATACTTGTGTCACGTCGCTAgtacataataaataattaatcaatgaattttttttacttaaaaaaatcataaaataatattcaaaCTAGAAAACTTTTATGTAATAATTCGTCTTAAAATATCATCATATCTTCTTAACATGGAGAGTTTCCAACCACAAATCTCTGCTATTACTCCAACAGGTGCACTATTACGTGTTCGGCATGTATATAGAACTAAGATCCGAGTACCGAATATGGTAAGATAACCTTTGCAAGAGGTACATGCTTTAAGTAATAACATTGGTTTGTAATATCTTGTAATAGGCGATTTCAGGCTATGGAATGTTCGAGGGAATAACCAAAAGATCAGTCGCATAATACCACTCACTTGTGGTTGATCCGGCTGGCGTCTCCTGCATATCCTATGGGGATCCTTTGTACAAGTTGTTGCTAGAAAGAGATCTCTTGGCTCAATTCAATGCTTGCAGTCCCTACCTACTTAGCCTCTAATTTACACCATCAGGTGGCCTAACGAAGGCGGGAGAATTCATGAGATTAATCTTTCTTTCAAAGATCTAATGTTAATTTCCAACCAAATCATAAAACATCTAGCTAGACTCAAGAAAGAAATGAACtccaaaaatttaaacttacaCAATGCATTCACATTTGAAACTGTAAAATTAGAGCGTTAAAGAACAGATTATAAACTTAAGCTGCGCTTATATGTGAAAATGAAGACAGCTAATATGCCACACAAAACCATATATATTTGTGAATTAATGATCGTTATATATGCTACAGAAATACACGGTCCAACGACTGAAATAAATCATAGATAGACCACTGGACCAGAGTTACATCCCAACGATGGAAAACTGACATAAATAATCTCTTAATTATCACACAGAATTACCATAGAAAACCGTCTTAAATACACGAAAGAATTTGGAGAAGATTCGGCGTTTGATGGATCCTCGGACGGGCAATGCAGGGAATGAATCAGTGGCAACATTCTTGGATTTAGTTGGTTTGTCTGAAGAAAGCAACAATGTTGGCACTGTCTTCTTCTTGTTCATAAAATGTTCAGTATCATGCATTTTTTGCCGGTCTTCTGTTGTGCGGTCTTGATAAAGGGAAAAGGGGAATTTAATAAAGAAATAGAGAATTTTAGACAAAGCGTACCTGAAGCTTAATTAATTAGGTCTTTATATATAGTTAAGCTATGGAGAAGAGACCTTGTCAGATGCTACTTTTTTTTCCTTGGAAATTTCCTCGTTAAAAAATGGGGTCTACGGACCAGCTAGTGGCCGAGACGCCGACCAACGGCATTTCATTAATCACGATTTGAATGTTGAAAGTTCAAATCATTTTATCTACAATGTAAGGGTTTTGCGATGGATAGTCAAAATTCATCATGGAATAGGGAATCAATATGACAGAAACTTATCTACTGAATTATTCAAATCTATTTCACCATCCGATCCCCATAATTGGATTGATCATCTTCCTCGATTgcttcttcatttttatctgagaGATATTGGTGAATGAGTTATATGGTCGTCACCCGATAAACAGGAAAATcttcatgacatttaaattcatttttcaacggaaatttaaaaataaaagtagtaTCGTGTATATACAGATATTCATAATTTAATGGATATCGAACTTATGCATTGAAGTACATATTATGAATGTCATGGCTAACTGATATTAATCTCatatattttaatcatataagTAGTGAGACATAAATCAAGTATAACATAAATAAGatatgttcagaatatatatttatatcatttgtTCATACACATAAGTGCTTCAAAATAAAGATTTCAATATCATACTTTAAACAAATAATATACATTATTGTCAATGACTAAACTCTATGTTCAGTCCTTCCCAGCTTTCTACAAAAGCTAGTGTTGGGTTGTGGAAATGTTAGTAATCTTTgtgtttttaacatatttatttaaattaaaatttactgtCACAAGTTGAAAACTAGAACTCGAATTTAGCAAATGGCTAGATAATGGTAAACTACATTATTTCAATAACATCTCATAGCTAATTGATCAAATTGACAAGCGGGTAAAATGACTAAATAGAAAATCGAATTTGCAACAAATCATTTATCAGATCGGTCAGTCTAGttcggatgttatctaggtGAAATAGTGGTTTCAAGATCAAGTTGGAAGTCACGGATACAACAAACAACTTGATTTGATCATGTCTGATATTTTGGTCATGTCTCTAAGCTCGATTATCATAATGAAATAATTTAGCATGCGTTAGAGACCACTATAATGATATACAAATCATCTTCTAAAGTCAAAGTCCTAATCAGAGCTTTAGAATATGATAAATCGTGATGAATTTTCTGGTTCTGCACACAGATACCGCTGCTTGCTAGACTTGACCAGTTCTGATATTTTGATGATAAATCTCTCATAAAAATTTGGAATCGAGTGATTATTGATTctatggaaaaataaaaaagggttacaacttttatgtttatcactcTGCCATAAATCAACGACTCAAGAGATATAATCATTAGACATGATCAGAAAACTTTCAACCATTCTTCGGACTTTTTTCAAGCAGTTCTAGTATTTCGAGCATGTCTCtctcatataaaatttaaattgagtGATTTTTTATTCTATGAAAATCTAAGTGAAAGTGATACAACTTTTATGAAGGAGTGAGTGGGGGATTCATCCGTGGATTTCGTGTTTCATAGTGTTTTGGGTCTCAATTTGCTCGTGTTTATTCATTTGCAACCTAACCATTCATAAGCCAAATTTTTATGAAGGATGTCGTGATTGATCCGAAAACTCTTAGGTTGTAT of the Primulina huaijiensis isolate GDHJ02 chromosome 1, ASM1229523v2, whole genome shotgun sequence genome contains:
- the LOC140985309 gene encoding uncharacterized protein gives rise to the protein MESNNGAQLDDEKKLNTEKINGEGSTLVETENISHREPVSGGKEVYKDLINEKKGVDSSGPEAKLSEFVSKSRASTQSKRDSNGNGPKNKSSKNQSTGSKGSVVLGRNTKPSLSQSLSFPAKGRHSDVMKRSIDTHPVKSQKNGAKPEHFEGVTSSGNAPRIRQSWPVKHENANGNAANPGSAGLVEKNSDHINNALPVKEEEDTGSITSSNATPQHKNNVSAFPFRLEERAEKRKEVNHVPYISPYFFSKNIEPSDE